In a genomic window of Erigeron canadensis isolate Cc75 chromosome 5, C_canadensis_v1, whole genome shotgun sequence:
- the LOC122601091 gene encoding uncharacterized protein LOC122601091, which yields MLQVVLVSTFQKCTSTICQLACSFKADALDEHFQMAQDTSYQCLDAFCKSVIHLYRDEYLRRPTEADIERLTAKDVEVHGSRGYYLADGIYPEWATLVKSFKCPMDPKTSKFKRYQEAARKDVDRAFGFLQGRWQIIEQYARPYSVNRIKHIMLCCVILHNMIVEDNGRVITEFEEELIANNVLPTRAWTERCSYVQ from the exons ATGCTACAGGTCGTCCTGGTTTCAACATTCCAGAAATGTACTTCTACCATATGTCAGTTAGCGTGTAGCTTTAAGGCTGATGCTTTAGATGAGCACTTTCAAATGGCTCAAGATACGAGCTACCAGTGTTTAGACGCTTTCTGCAAGTCTGTTATACACCTCTATCGTGACGAGTATTTGAGAAGGCCAACAGAAGCAGATATCGAGCGGTTAACAGCTAAAGATGTCGAGGTTCATGGTTCCCGA GGATATTACCTAGCAGATGGTATTTATCCAGAATGGGCTACTCTTGTTAAGTCATTCAAGTGCCCGATGGACCCGAAAACCTCCAAGTTCAAAAGATACCAGGAagctgcaagaaaggatgtcgACCGAGCATTTGGGTTTCTTCAGGGTCGTTGGCAGATTATTGAACAATATGCGCGGCCATACAGTGTGAACAGGATAAAACATATCATGTTATGTTGTGTGATTCTGCACAACATGATCGTTGAAGATAACGGGCGTGTAATTACAGAGTTTGAAGAAGAGTTGATAGCTAATAATGTCCTTCCAACCCGTGCGTGGACTGAACGGTGTTCATATGTACAGTGA